The Streptomyces avermitilis MA-4680 = NBRC 14893 genome contains a region encoding:
- the secE gene encoding preprotein translocase subunit SecE: MTDAVGSIDMPDAQDEAPESKKKTRKGGKRAKKGPLKRLALFYRQIVAELRKVVWPSRNQLTTYTTVVIVFVVIMIALVTVIDYGLNHAAKYVFG, encoded by the coding sequence GTGACGGACGCCGTGGGCTCCATCGACATGCCTGATGCCCAGGATGAGGCGCCGGAGTCCAAGAAGAAGACCCGCAAGGGCGGTAAGCGTGCCAAGAAGGGCCCGCTCAAGCGCCTTGCCCTCTTCTACCGCCAGATTGTCGCGGAACTCCGCAAGGTCGTCTGGCCATCTCGAAACCAGCTGACGACGTACACGACAGTGGTGATTGTCTTCGTCGTCATCATGATCGCCCTGGTGACCGTGATTGACTATGGGCTCAACCACGCAGCCAAGTACGTCTTCGGCTGA
- a CDS encoding UDP-N-acetylmuramate dehydrogenase, translated as MQELHDAPLAPLTTFRLGGPATRLITATTDAEVIAAVREADDSGTPLLLIGGGSNLVIGDKGFAGTALRIATTGFGLDGTKVELAAGEVWTDAVARTVEAGLAGIECLAGIPGSAGATPIQNVGAYGQEVSSTITEVIAYDRKTHETVTIPNAECAFSYRHSRFKADPERYVVLRVRFELEDADGLSAPVKYAETARALGVEPGDRVPLAAARETVLGLRSGKGMVLDPEDHDTWSAGSFFTNPILTEAECAAFHARVRERLGADAVPPAYPAGDGRTKTSAAWLIDKSGFTKGYGSGPARISTKHTLALTNRGEATTEDLLALAREVVAGVRDAFGITLVNEPVTVGVEL; from the coding sequence CCGAAGTGATCGCAGCCGTCCGCGAGGCCGACGACTCCGGTACGCCGCTGCTGCTCATCGGTGGCGGATCCAACCTGGTCATCGGCGACAAGGGCTTCGCCGGCACCGCCCTGCGGATCGCCACGACCGGCTTCGGACTCGACGGTACGAAGGTGGAGCTGGCCGCCGGTGAGGTGTGGACCGACGCGGTCGCCCGTACCGTCGAAGCCGGGCTCGCCGGGATCGAGTGCCTCGCCGGAATCCCTGGTTCAGCGGGCGCGACGCCGATCCAGAACGTCGGTGCGTACGGTCAGGAGGTGTCGTCGACGATCACCGAGGTGATCGCCTACGACCGGAAGACCCACGAGACGGTCACGATCCCGAACGCCGAGTGCGCGTTCTCGTACCGCCACAGCCGCTTCAAGGCCGACCCCGAGCGCTACGTCGTGCTGCGTGTCCGCTTCGAGCTGGAGGACGCGGACGGCCTGAGCGCCCCGGTCAAGTACGCCGAGACGGCCCGCGCGCTGGGCGTGGAGCCCGGCGACCGGGTGCCGCTCGCCGCCGCCCGCGAGACCGTTCTGGGGCTGCGCTCCGGCAAGGGCATGGTGCTCGACCCCGAGGACCACGACACCTGGTCGGCGGGGTCCTTCTTCACCAACCCGATCCTCACGGAGGCGGAGTGCGCCGCGTTCCATGCGCGCGTGCGGGAGCGGCTCGGCGCCGACGCCGTGCCGCCCGCGTACCCGGCGGGCGACGGGCGCACCAAGACGTCCGCGGCCTGGCTGATCGACAAGTCCGGCTTCACCAAGGGGTACGGCAGCGGACCCGCCCGTATCTCCACCAAGCACACCCTGGCCCTCACCAACCGCGGCGAGGCCACCACCGAGGACCTGCTCGCGCTGGCCCGCGAGGTCGTCGCCGGAGTACGCGACGCCTTCGGGATCACGCTGGTCAACGAGCCGGTGACCGTCGGAGTGGAGCTCTAG
- the rplA gene encoding 50S ribosomal protein L1 has protein sequence MSKRSKALRAADAKIDREKLYAPLEAVRLAKETSTSKFDGTVEVAFRLGVDPRKADQMVRGTVNLPHGTGKTARVLVFATGDRAEAARAAGADIVGSDELIDEVSKGRLDFDAVVATPDLMGKVGRLGRVLGPRGLMPNPKTGTVTPDVVKAVNEIKGGKIEFRVDKHSNLHFIIGKTSFDDTQLVENYGAALDEILRLKPSAAKGRYIKKAAISTTIGPGIPIDSNRTRNLLTEEDPAAV, from the coding sequence GTGAGCAAGCGCAGCAAGGCTCTCCGCGCTGCGGACGCCAAGATCGACCGGGAGAAGCTCTACGCCCCGCTCGAGGCCGTCCGTCTCGCCAAGGAGACCTCCACGTCCAAGTTCGACGGCACCGTCGAGGTCGCCTTCCGTCTGGGTGTCGACCCGCGCAAGGCCGACCAGATGGTCCGTGGCACCGTGAACCTCCCGCACGGCACCGGTAAGACCGCCCGGGTCCTGGTCTTCGCGACCGGTGACCGTGCCGAGGCCGCTCGTGCCGCGGGCGCCGACATCGTCGGCTCCGACGAGCTCATCGACGAGGTGTCGAAGGGCCGTCTGGACTTCGACGCCGTCGTCGCCACCCCGGACCTCATGGGCAAGGTCGGCCGCCTCGGCCGCGTGCTCGGTCCCCGTGGTCTCATGCCGAACCCCAAGACCGGCACCGTGACTCCGGACGTCGTCAAGGCCGTCAACGAGATCAAGGGCGGCAAGATCGAGTTCCGCGTCGACAAGCACTCGAACCTGCACTTCATCATCGGCAAGACGTCCTTCGACGACACGCAGCTGGTGGAGAACTACGGCGCGGCCCTCGACGAGATCCTTCGTCTGAAGCCGTCCGCCGCCAAGGGTCGCTACATCAAGAAGGCCGCGATCAGCACCACGATCGGCCCCGGCATTCCGATCGACTCGAACCGCACCCGCAACCTCCTCACCGAGGAGGACCCGGCCGCCGTCTGA
- a CDS encoding adenosine deaminase encodes MEHVRDVSELPKAHLHLHFTGSMRPSTLLELADKYGVRLPDALTSAEPPKLRATDERGWFRFQRLYDAARSCLREPEDIRRLVREAAEEDIKDGSGWLEIQVDPTSYAPRLGGLIPAMEVILDAVDSAARETGLGMRVLVAANRMKHPLDARTLARLAVRYADRGIVGFGLSNDERRGMARDFDRAFAIAREGGLLAAPHGGELTGPASVRDCLDDLDASRIGHGVRAAEDPRLLKRLADRGITCEVCPASNVALGVYEKPEDVPLRTLFEAGVPMALGADDPLLFGSRLAAQYDIARRHHGFTDAELAELARQSVRGSAAPADVSRKLLSGIDDWLTSPAA; translated from the coding sequence ATGGAGCACGTACGTGATGTCTCTGAGTTGCCGAAGGCCCATCTGCACCTGCACTTCACCGGCTCGATGCGGCCGAGCACCCTGCTGGAGCTGGCCGACAAGTACGGCGTCCGGCTGCCCGACGCGCTGACCAGCGCAGAGCCGCCGAAGCTGCGGGCCACCGACGAGCGGGGCTGGTTCCGCTTCCAGCGGTTGTACGACGCGGCGCGGTCGTGCCTCAGAGAGCCCGAGGACATTCGGCGGCTCGTGCGCGAGGCCGCCGAGGAGGACATCAAGGACGGCTCCGGGTGGCTGGAGATCCAGGTCGATCCGACGTCGTACGCGCCCCGTCTGGGCGGCCTGATCCCCGCGATGGAGGTCATCCTGGACGCGGTGGACTCGGCGGCGCGGGAGACCGGTCTGGGCATGCGGGTGCTGGTGGCAGCGAACCGCATGAAGCATCCACTGGACGCGCGCACGCTGGCCCGCCTCGCCGTGCGGTACGCGGACCGCGGCATCGTCGGCTTCGGGCTCTCCAACGACGAGCGGCGGGGCATGGCGCGGGACTTCGACCGGGCCTTCGCGATCGCGCGCGAGGGCGGCCTCCTCGCGGCTCCGCACGGCGGCGAGCTGACCGGCCCGGCGTCGGTCAGGGACTGCCTGGACGACCTGGACGCCTCGCGGATCGGGCACGGAGTGCGGGCGGCCGAGGACCCGCGGTTGCTGAAGCGGCTCGCGGACCGGGGCATCACCTGCGAGGTCTGCCCGGCCTCCAACGTCGCCCTGGGGGTCTACGAGAAGCCCGAGGACGTACCCCTGAGGACTTTGTTCGAAGCCGGGGTGCCGATGGCGCTCGGCGCGGACGACCCGCTGCTGTTCGGCTCGCGGCTCGCCGCCCAGTACGACATCGCGCGCCGCCACCACGGCTTCACGGACGCCGAACTGGCCGAGCTGGCCCGGCAGTCGGTGCGGGGTTCGGCGGCGCCGGCGGACGTCAGCCGGAAGCTGCTGTCCGGGATCGACGACTGGCTGACGAGCCCGGCCGCCTGA
- the rplJ gene encoding 50S ribosomal protein L10 — protein sequence MARPDKAAAVAELADQFRSSNAAVLTEYRGLTVAQLKTLRRSLGEDAQYAVVKNTLTKIAANEAGINTLDDLFNGPTAVAFITGDPVVSAKGLRDFAKDNPNLVIKGGVLDGKALSADEIKKLADLESREVLLAKLAGAFKGKQSQAASLFQALPSKFVRTAEALRAKKAEQGGAE from the coding sequence ATGGCAAGGCCCGACAAGGCTGCCGCGGTAGCCGAGCTCGCGGACCAGTTCCGCAGCTCGAACGCCGCTGTGCTGACCGAGTACCGGGGTCTCACTGTGGCGCAGCTCAAGACGCTGCGCCGTTCGCTCGGTGAAGACGCCCAGTACGCCGTGGTGAAGAACACGCTGACCAAGATTGCGGCCAACGAGGCCGGGATCAACACGCTCGACGACCTGTTCAACGGTCCGACGGCGGTCGCCTTCATCACCGGTGACCCGGTGGTGTCGGCGAAGGGTCTTCGTGACTTTGCCAAGGACAACCCGAACCTCGTCATCAAGGGCGGTGTCCTTGATGGCAAGGCGCTGTCCGCCGACGAGATCAAGAAGCTTGCGGACCTCGAGTCCCGCGAGGTTCTGCTCGCCAAGCTGGCGGGTGCCTTCAAGGGCAAGCAGTCCCAGGCTGCCTCGCTCTTCCAGGCGCTTCCCTCGAAGTTCGTCCGCACCGCGGAGGCGCTTCGTGCCAAGAAGGCCGAGCAGGGCGGTGCCGAGTAA
- a CDS encoding pyridoxal phosphate-dependent aminotransferase: MSAATPPTERRVSARVGAISESATLAVDAKAKALKAAGRPVIGFGAGEPDFPTPDYIVQAAIEACSNPKYHRYTPAGGLPELKAAIAAKTLRDSGYEVDASQVLVTNGGKQAIYEAFAAILDPGDEVIVPAPYWTTYPESIRLAGGVPVDVVADETTGYRVSVEQLEAARTENTKVLLFVSPSNPTGAVYTREQIEEIGRWAAEKGLWVLTDEIYEHLVYGDAEFHSLPVVVPELADKCIVVNGVAKTYAMTGWRVGWVIGPKDVIKAATNLQSHATSNVSNVAQVAALAAVSGDLTAVAEMREAFDRRRKTIVRMLNEIGGVLCPEPEGAFYAYPSVKALLGKEIRGKRPQDTVELAALILEEAEVAVVPGEAFGTPGYLRLSYALGDEDLVEGVSRIQKLLSEAKD; the protein is encoded by the coding sequence ATGAGCGCTGCAACCCCTCCCACCGAGCGCCGGGTCTCCGCCCGAGTCGGCGCGATCTCCGAGTCCGCCACCCTCGCCGTGGATGCCAAGGCCAAGGCCCTCAAGGCCGCCGGACGTCCGGTGATCGGCTTCGGCGCCGGTGAGCCCGACTTCCCGACCCCGGACTACATCGTCCAGGCCGCCATCGAGGCCTGCTCGAACCCGAAGTACCACCGCTACACGCCGGCCGGCGGCCTGCCCGAGCTGAAGGCCGCCATCGCCGCGAAGACGCTCCGCGACTCGGGCTACGAGGTGGACGCCTCGCAGGTCCTGGTCACCAACGGCGGCAAGCAGGCGATCTACGAGGCCTTCGCCGCGATCCTCGACCCGGGCGACGAGGTCATCGTCCCCGCGCCGTACTGGACCACCTACCCGGAGTCGATCCGTCTCGCCGGCGGTGTCCCCGTCGACGTCGTCGCCGACGAGACCACCGGCTACCGCGTCTCGGTCGAGCAGCTGGAGGCCGCCCGCACCGAGAACACCAAGGTGCTGCTCTTCGTCTCCCCGTCCAACCCGACGGGCGCGGTCTACACCCGCGAGCAGATCGAGGAGATCGGCCGCTGGGCCGCCGAGAAGGGCCTGTGGGTCCTGACCGACGAGATCTACGAGCACCTCGTCTACGGGGACGCCGAGTTCCACTCCCTGCCGGTGGTCGTGCCCGAGCTGGCCGACAAGTGCATCGTGGTCAACGGTGTCGCGAAGACGTACGCGATGACCGGCTGGCGCGTGGGCTGGGTCATCGGTCCCAAGGACGTCATCAAGGCCGCGACGAACCTCCAGTCGCACGCCACGTCGAACGTCTCCAACGTGGCGCAGGTCGCCGCGCTCGCCGCCGTGTCCGGCGATCTGACGGCCGTCGCCGAGATGCGCGAGGCCTTCGACCGCCGCCGCAAGACCATCGTGCGGATGCTGAACGAGATCGGCGGCGTCCTGTGCCCGGAGCCCGAGGGCGCGTTCTACGCGTACCCCTCGGTGAAGGCGCTGCTCGGCAAGGAGATCCGCGGCAAGCGCCCGCAGGACACGGTCGAGCTGGCCGCGCTGATCCTGGAGGAGGCCGAGGTCGCGGTCGTCCCCGGCGAGGCCTTCGGCACGCCGGGCTATCTGCGGCTGTCGTACGCCCTGGGTGACGAGGATCTGGTCGAGGGCGTCAGCCGGATTCAGAAGCTGCTGTCCGAGGCGAAGGACTGA
- the rplK gene encoding 50S ribosomal protein L11, producing MPPKKKKVTGLIKLQIQAGAANPAPPVGPALGQHGVNIMEFCKAYNAATESQRGWVIPVEITVYEDRSFTFITKTPPAAKMILKAAGVEKGSGEPHKTKVAKITQAQVREIATTKLPDLNANDLDAASKIIAGTARSMGITVEG from the coding sequence ATGCCTCCCAAGAAGAAGAAGGTCACGGGGCTTATCAAGCTCCAGATCCAGGCCGGCGCCGCCAACCCGGCTCCGCCGGTCGGCCCGGCGCTGGGTCAGCACGGCGTCAACATCATGGAGTTCTGCAAGGCCTACAACGCCGCGACCGAGTCGCAGCGTGGCTGGGTGATCCCGGTGGAGATCACGGTCTACGAGGACCGTTCCTTCACCTTCATCACCAAGACTCCGCCGGCCGCCAAGATGATCCTCAAGGCTGCGGGTGTGGAGAAGGGCTCCGGCGAGCCGCACAAGACCAAGGTCGCCAAGATCACCCAGGCGCAGGTCCGCGAGATCGCCACCACGAAGCTGCCCGACCTCAACGCCAACGACCTGGACGCCGCGTCGAAGATCATCGCCGGCACCGCCCGTTCCATGGGCATCACGGTCGAGGGCTGA
- the nusG gene encoding transcription termination/antitermination protein NusG, which produces MSDPNLNDAIESVESVDDELDIVEGADVEDEFEAADADAGEPAEEAAVHVEDESGTDLEDDVDAADLAVSDEAEEAEEEAEPVDPVTALREELRTLPGEWYVIHTYAGYENRVKTNLEQRAVSLNVEDFIFQAEVPQEEVAQIKNGERKTIRQNKLPGYVLVRMDLTNESWGVVRNTPGVTGFVGNAYDPYPLTLDEIVKMLAPEAEEKAAREAAEAEGKPAPQRKVEVQVLDFEVGDSVTVTDGPFATLQATINEINADSKKVKGLVEIFGRETPVELSFDQIQKN; this is translated from the coding sequence GTGTCTGACCCGAACCTGAACGATGCCATCGAGTCGGTCGAGTCCGTTGACGACGAGCTCGACATCGTCGAGGGCGCGGACGTCGAGGACGAGTTTGAGGCTGCCGACGCCGATGCCGGCGAGCCCGCCGAAGAGGCGGCCGTGCACGTCGAGGACGAGTCCGGCACGGACCTCGAGGACGACGTGGACGCAGCGGACCTGGCCGTCTCCGACGAGGCCGAGGAGGCCGAGGAAGAGGCTGAGCCGGTCGACCCCGTCACCGCTCTGCGCGAGGAACTGCGCACCCTTCCCGGCGAGTGGTACGTGATCCACACGTACGCCGGTTACGAGAACCGCGTGAAGACCAACCTCGAACAGCGCGCCGTCTCGCTGAACGTCGAGGACTTCATCTTCCAGGCCGAGGTGCCGCAGGAAGAGGTCGCGCAGATCAAGAACGGCGAGCGCAAGACCATCCGCCAGAACAAGCTCCCCGGCTACGTGCTGGTGCGCATGGACCTGACGAACGAGTCCTGGGGCGTCGTCCGCAACACTCCCGGTGTCACCGGCTTCGTGGGCAACGCCTACGACCCGTACCCGCTGACCCTGGACGAGATCGTCAAGATGCTCGCCCCGGAGGCCGAGGAGAAGGCCGCCCGCGAGGCCGCCGAGGCCGAGGGCAAGCCCGCTCCGCAGCGCAAGGTCGAGGTCCAGGTGCTGGACTTCGAGGTCGGCGACTCGGTCACCGTCACCGACGGCCCGTTCGCGACGCTGCAGGCGACGATCAACGAGATCAACGCCGACTCGAAGAAGGTCAAGGGCCTCGTCGAGATCTTCGGCCGCGAGACCCCGGTCGAGCTCTCGTTCGACCAGATCCAGAAGAACTAA
- the rplL gene encoding 50S ribosomal protein L7/L12, which yields MATKLSQEELLEQFESLTLIELAEFVKAFEEKFDVTAAAAVAAAPAGPVAAAEAAEEQDEFDVILTGAGDKKIQVIKVVRELTSLGLKEAKDLVDGAPKPVLEKVAKEAAEKAAESLKGAGASVEVK from the coding sequence ATGGCGACGAAGCTGTCCCAGGAAGAGCTGCTCGAGCAGTTCGAGTCCCTCACCCTCATCGAGCTCGCCGAGTTCGTGAAGGCGTTCGAGGAGAAGTTCGACGTCACCGCCGCCGCCGCGGTCGCCGCTGCCCCGGCCGGCCCCGTCGCCGCCGCTGAGGCCGCCGAGGAGCAGGACGAGTTCGACGTCATCCTCACGGGTGCCGGCGACAAGAAGATCCAGGTCATCAAGGTCGTGCGTGAGCTGACCTCCCTGGGTCTGAAGGAGGCCAAGGACCTCGTCGACGGCGCTCCGAAGCCCGTCCTCGAGAAGGTCGCCAAGGAGGCCGCCGAGAAGGCTGCCGAGTCCCTCAAGGGCGCCGGCGCCTCCGTCGAGGTCAAGTGA
- the rpoB gene encoding DNA-directed RNA polymerase subunit beta, with protein sequence MAASRTASTANTNNGASTAPLRISFAKIKEPLEVPNLLALQTESFDWLLGNDAWKARVEAALDSGQDVPTKSGLEEIFEEISPIEDFSGSMSLTFRDHRFEPPKNSIDECKDRDFTYAAPLFVTAEFTNNETGEIKSQTVFMGDFPLMTNKGTFVINGTERVVVSQLVRSPGVYFDSSIDKTSDKDIFSAKVIPSRGAWLEMEIDKRDMVGVRIDRKRKQSVTVLLKALGWTTEQILEEFGEYESMRATLEKDHTQGQDDALLDIYRKLRPGEPPTREAAQTLLENLYFNPKRYDLAKVGRYKVNKKLGGEAPLDAGILTVEDIISSIKYLVKLHAGETETVGDNGTSIVVETDDIDHFGNRRLRNVGELIQNQVRTGLARMERVVRERMTTQDVEAITPQTLINIRPVVASIKEFFGTSQLSQFMDQNNPLSGLTHKRRLSALGPGGLSRERAGFEVRDVHPSHYGRMCPIETPEGPNIGLIGSLASYGRVNAFGFVETPYRRVTDGVVTDEVDYLTADEEDRFVIAQANAPLGDDFRFEETRVLVRRRGGEVDYVPGDDVDYMDVSPRQMVSVATAMIPFLEHDDANRALMGANMMRQAVPLIKSEAPLVGTGMEYRCAVDAGDVLKSEKDGVVQEVSADYVTTANDDGTYTTYRLHKFSRSNQGTSVNQKVVVDEGARVIAGQVLADGPATENGEMALGKNLLVAFMPWEGHNYEDAIILSQRLVQDDVLSSIHIEEHEVDARDTKLGPEEITRDIPNVSEEVLADLDERGIIRIGAEVVAGDILVGKVTPKGETELTPEERLLRAIFGEKAREVRDTSLKVPHGEIGKVIGVRVFDREEGDELPPGVNQLVRVYVAQKRKITDGDKLAGRHGNKGVISKILPIEDMPFLEDGTPVDIILNPLGVPSRMNPGQVLEIHLGWLASRGWDVSGLADDWAQRLQAIEADQVAPGTNVATPVFDGAREDELAGLLQHTIPNRDGERMVLPTGKAPLFDGRSGEPFPEPISVGYMYILKLHHLVDDKLHARSTGPYSMITQQPLGGKAQFGGQRFGEMEVWALEAYGAAYALQELLTIKSDDVTGRVKVYEAIVKGENIPEPGIPESFKVLIKEMQSLCLNVEVLSSDGMSIEMRDTDEDVFRAAEELGIDLSRREPSSVEEV encoded by the coding sequence TTGGCCGCCTCGCGCACTGCCTCGACCGCGAATACGAACAACGGCGCCAGCACCGCCCCGCTGCGCATCTCCTTTGCAAAGATCAAGGAGCCCCTCGAGGTTCCGAACCTTCTTGCGCTGCAAACCGAGAGCTTCGACTGGCTGCTCGGCAACGACGCGTGGAAGGCTCGTGTCGAGGCGGCTCTGGACAGCGGACAGGACGTCCCCACCAAGTCCGGTCTGGAGGAGATCTTCGAGGAGATCTCTCCGATCGAGGACTTCTCCGGGTCGATGTCCCTGACGTTCCGCGACCACCGCTTCGAGCCCCCGAAGAACTCCATCGACGAGTGCAAGGACCGCGACTTCACGTACGCGGCCCCGCTCTTCGTCACCGCCGAGTTCACCAACAACGAGACCGGCGAGATCAAGTCCCAGACGGTCTTCATGGGCGACTTCCCGCTCATGACCAACAAGGGCACCTTCGTCATCAACGGCACCGAGCGTGTCGTGGTGTCGCAGCTCGTCCGCTCGCCGGGTGTCTACTTCGACTCCTCCATCGACAAGACGTCCGACAAGGACATCTTCTCCGCCAAGGTCATCCCCTCCCGGGGCGCCTGGCTGGAGATGGAGATCGACAAGCGCGACATGGTCGGTGTCCGCATCGACCGCAAGCGCAAGCAGTCCGTCACCGTTCTCCTGAAGGCTCTCGGTTGGACGACCGAGCAGATCCTCGAGGAGTTCGGCGAGTACGAGTCCATGCGCGCCACCCTGGAGAAGGACCACACCCAGGGCCAGGACGACGCGCTGCTCGACATCTACCGCAAGCTGCGTCCGGGCGAGCCCCCGACCCGCGAGGCCGCGCAGACGCTTCTTGAGAACCTCTACTTCAACCCGAAGCGCTACGACCTCGCGAAGGTCGGCCGCTACAAGGTCAACAAGAAGCTGGGCGGCGAGGCGCCGCTGGACGCCGGGATCCTGACCGTCGAGGACATCATCTCGTCGATCAAGTACCTGGTGAAGCTGCACGCCGGTGAGACCGAGACCGTTGGCGACAACGGCACCTCGATCGTCGTCGAGACCGACGACATCGACCACTTCGGCAACCGTCGTCTGCGCAACGTCGGCGAGCTCATCCAGAACCAGGTCCGCACGGGTCTGGCTCGTATGGAGCGCGTCGTCCGCGAGCGCATGACGACTCAGGACGTCGAGGCGATCACGCCGCAGACCCTGATCAACATCCGGCCGGTCGTCGCCTCCATCAAGGAGTTCTTCGGCACCAGCCAGCTGTCGCAGTTCATGGACCAGAACAACCCGCTGTCGGGTCTCACTCACAAGCGCCGTCTGTCGGCTCTTGGCCCGGGTGGTCTCTCCCGTGAGCGGGCCGGCTTCGAGGTCCGTGACGTGCACCCGTCGCACTACGGCCGCATGTGCCCGATCGAGACCCCCGAAGGCCCGAACATCGGTCTGATCGGCTCGCTCGCCTCTTACGGCCGCGTCAACGCGTTCGGTTTCGTCGAGACGCCGTACCGCCGGGTCACCGACGGTGTCGTCACCGACGAGGTCGACTACCTGACGGCCGACGAAGAGGACCGATTCGTCATCGCGCAGGCCAACGCGCCGCTCGGCGACGACTTCCGGTTCGAGGAGACCCGCGTCCTGGTCCGCCGTCGTGGCGGAGAGGTCGACTACGTCCCCGGTGACGACGTCGACTACATGGACGTCTCGCCGCGCCAGATGGTGTCGGTCGCGACCGCCATGATCCCGTTCCTCGAGCACGACGACGCCAACCGTGCCCTCATGGGCGCGAACATGATGCGTCAGGCCGTGCCGCTGATCAAGTCCGAGGCGCCGCTCGTCGGCACCGGCATGGAGTACCGCTGCGCCGTCGACGCCGGCGACGTGCTCAAGTCGGAGAAGGACGGTGTGGTCCAGGAGGTCTCCGCGGACTACGTCACCACCGCCAACGACGACGGCACGTACACCACGTACCGCCTGCACAAGTTCTCCCGCTCCAACCAGGGCACGTCCGTCAACCAGAAGGTTGTCGTGGACGAGGGCGCCCGGGTCATCGCCGGCCAGGTTCTGGCCGACGGCCCGGCGACCGAGAACGGCGAGATGGCGCTCGGCAAGAACCTGCTCGTGGCGTTCATGCCGTGGGAGGGTCACAACTACGAGGACGCGATCATCCTGTCGCAGCGCCTCGTGCAGGACGACGTCCTCTCCTCGATCCACATCGAGGAGCACGAGGTCGACGCCCGTGACACCAAGCTCGGCCCCGAGGAGATCACCCGGGACATCCCGAACGTCTCCGAGGAGGTCCTCGCCGACCTCGACGAGCGCGGCATCATCCGTATCGGTGCCGAGGTCGTCGCCGGCGACATCCTGGTCGGCAAGGTCACGCCCAAGGGTGAGACCGAGCTGACCCCGGAGGAGCGCCTGCTCCGCGCGATCTTCGGTGAGAAGGCGCGCGAGGTGCGCGACACCTCGCTGAAGGTGCCGCACGGCGAGATCGGCAAGGTCATCGGCGTCCGCGTCTTCGACCGTGAAGAGGGCGACGAGCTGCCGCCGGGCGTGAACCAGCTGGTTCGTGTCTACGTGGCGCAGAAGCGCAAGATCACGGACGGTGACAAGCTCGCCGGCCGCCACGGCAACAAGGGTGTCATCTCGAAGATCCTGCCGATCGAGGACATGCCGTTCCTGGAGGACGGCACCCCGGTCGACATCATCCTCAACCCCCTCGGTGTCCCGTCCCGAATGAACCCGGGACAGGTCCTGGAGATCCACCTCGGCTGGCTCGCCAGCCGCGGCTGGGACGTCTCCGGACTCGCCGACGACTGGGCGCAGCGCCTGCAGGCCATCGAGGCCGACCAGGTCGCCCCGGGCACCAACGTCGCCACCCCCGTCTTCGACGGTGCGCGTGAGGACGAGCTCGCGGGTCTGCTGCAGCACACGATCCCGAACCGCGACGGAGAGCGCATGGTGCTCCCGACCGGCAAGGCGCCGCTGTTCGACGGCCGCTCCGGCGAGCCGTTCCCGGAGCCGATCTCGGTCGGCTACATGTACATCCTGAAGCTGCACCACCTGGTCGACGACAAGCTGCACGCCCGCTCGACCGGTCCGTACTCGATGATCACCCAGCAGCCGCTGGGTGGTAAGGCCCAGTTCGGTGGCCAGCGCTTCGGTGAGATGGAGGTGTGGGCGCTTGAGGCTTATGGCGCCGCTTACGCCCTCCAGGAGCTGCTGACCATCAAGTCCGACGACGTCACCGGCCGCGTGAAGGTCTACGAGGCCATCGTCAAGGGCGAGAACATTCCCGAGCCCGGCATCCCTGAGTCCTTCAAGGTGCTCATCAAGGAGATGCAGTCCCTGTGCCTCAACGTGGAGGTGCTGTCCTCGGACGGCATGTCCATCGAGATGCGCGACACCGACGAGGACGTCTTCCGCGCGGCGGAGGAGCTTGGCATCGACCTGTCCCGGCGCGAGCCGAGCAGCGTCGAAGAGGTCTGA